The following coding sequences are from one Terriglobales bacterium window:
- a CDS encoding prepilin-type N-terminal cleavage/methylation domain-containing protein: MAMKRNQQLKRRRSSNSGFSLIELLIAMLILTIGLLGGMIVILTAIASNARNRFDTAGVALAQSTMDRIIVLSASAGVQATSITDCTGTAQAMTTAPGGAPLVDLSNISNGLQVIDFTQAPVPGYQMYYTLCATGASDGLATGNPQIYDVRWNVSTPLNPPNGSSQLIQVAAKNLGEVGNGGQQSRMFNLPVTLRALRGN; this comes from the coding sequence ATGGCAATGAAACGCAATCAGCAACTCAAGCGCCGGCGAAGTTCCAATTCAGGATTCAGCTTGATTGAGCTTCTAATCGCCATGCTTATCCTCACCATTGGTTTGCTTGGCGGGATGATCGTAATTCTCACTGCGATCGCCAGTAATGCGCGCAACCGATTCGACACTGCGGGTGTTGCACTGGCGCAGAGCACCATGGATCGCATCATAGTGCTCTCAGCATCGGCTGGTGTCCAGGCTACGTCTATTACGGATTGCACTGGCACCGCCCAGGCCATGACTACTGCCCCGGGCGGAGCACCGTTGGTCGACCTCTCAAACATATCCAACGGACTGCAAGTGATCGATTTCACGCAAGCGCCGGTCCCCGGTTACCAGATGTATTACACGCTCTGTGCGACTGGCGCCTCGGATGGATTGGCTACCGGGAATCCGCAGATCTACGACGTGCGCTGGAATGTGAGCACCCCGCTCAACCCGCCCAACGGTTCAAGCCAATTGATTCAGGTCGCTGCCAAGAACCTGGGGGAAGTGGGAAATGGCGGGCAGCAGAGTCGGATGTTTAACTTGCCCGTAACTTTGCGAGCGCTGAGAGGAAACTGA
- a CDS encoding prepilin-type N-terminal cleavage/methylation domain-containing protein, whose protein sequence is MSRKNHRRNQAGFSLLEIMVTMLVLVIVMGAVFSQVNQIQSRTKMESMKLDLTQESRAFVDQFARDLHMSGYPISTVYQTNPGTNSKRTAVGLVFASPISLRFEGDVYGDGHVYSVLYTYVASDAADPSCPCLRRSVVEKVDGDVWYSGAGGQSPPQYFTEVQNVITPQGQSQDLFTYFQGNGNAVSVGSCTWSSGVPTCPGIDINGSPATIQLIDAIKVNLNTRSKQFDPQTGQPAVNSVSTIAELEN, encoded by the coding sequence ATGTCGAGGAAAAATCATCGACGAAATCAAGCCGGCTTCTCGCTGCTCGAAATCATGGTCACCATGCTTGTACTGGTGATTGTAATGGGAGCTGTGTTTTCGCAGGTCAACCAGATCCAGTCCAGGACCAAAATGGAATCCATGAAGCTCGACCTTACCCAGGAAAGCCGAGCGTTCGTCGATCAGTTTGCCCGCGACCTGCATATGTCTGGCTATCCGATCTCAACGGTCTACCAGACCAATCCCGGAACGAACAGTAAACGTACGGCCGTCGGCCTGGTGTTCGCCTCTCCGATCTCGCTGCGCTTTGAAGGCGATGTCTATGGAGATGGCCATGTGTACAGCGTTCTCTATACTTACGTCGCTTCCGATGCGGCTGATCCGTCTTGCCCTTGCCTACGGCGCAGTGTGGTGGAGAAAGTAGACGGCGACGTTTGGTATTCCGGGGCAGGCGGTCAATCCCCTCCACAGTACTTCACGGAGGTCCAAAACGTGATTACGCCTCAGGGACAATCACAGGATTTGTTCACTTACTTCCAGGGGAACGGAAATGCCGTGAGTGTTGGGAGCTGCACCTGGTCCAGCGGAGTACCAACTTGCCCCGGAATTGACATCAACGGTAGTCCGGCAACAATTCAACTTATCGACGCGATCAAGGTGAACTTGAACACGCGCTCTAAACAGTTCGATCCCCAGACTGGGCAGCCAGCCGTGAATTCCGTATCGACGATCGCGGAACTGGAGAACTAA
- a CDS encoding NAD(P)/FAD-dependent oxidoreductase, translated as MTQKAIIIGAGPAGLTAAYELLTRTDLKPIVLEKSTYMGGISRTINYKGNRMDIGGHRFFSKSDRVMNWWFRHLPVAEGREEAPIIAYQGKTRSVDAVSTSGSPGERGGGVAALAATEADLDRVMLLRPRKSRIYFLRKFFDYPIQLSKDTLVKLGLVRTFKIGISYMRRAAFPMRNVKNLEQFFINRFGSELYKTFFKSYTEKVWGVPCEKISAEWGEQRIKSLSILKTIAHYIKKMFRGNDSRDIAQKNTETSLIEQFLYPKLGPGQMWEVVAEKIIELGGEIVTDFDVTGLQVDGFRIASVTGSDKYDNQKKFTGDYFFSTMPIQELVRSLHVNVPLSVCEVSEGLIYRDFITVGLLCNKLKVRDEGDKYGKLISDNWIYVQEPDVLVGRLQVFNNWSPHLVSDSSKVWLGAEYFCYETDELWSKSDAEMGRFAIEELDKIDIIERDDVIDFNVVRVPKTYPAYFGTYDRFEELRKYVDQYDNLFLVGRNGMHKYNNQDHSMLTAMTAVDNIIAGRTDKSNIWSVNTEMDYHEAKGKQ; from the coding sequence GTGACTCAAAAAGCCATCATCATCGGCGCTGGACCTGCCGGACTTACCGCTGCTTACGAGCTGCTCACTCGCACCGACCTCAAGCCCATCGTGCTGGAGAAGAGCACTTACATGGGTGGCATCTCACGCACCATCAACTACAAGGGAAACCGCATGGACATCGGCGGGCATCGCTTTTTTTCCAAGAGCGATCGCGTGATGAACTGGTGGTTCCGGCACCTGCCTGTAGCAGAAGGACGCGAGGAAGCGCCGATCATAGCGTATCAAGGCAAGACTCGCAGCGTGGATGCTGTTAGCACATCGGGGAGTCCGGGTGAGCGCGGCGGCGGTGTAGCGGCGCTTGCAGCCACTGAAGCCGATCTGGATCGCGTGATGCTTCTTCGTCCGCGAAAATCGCGGATCTACTTCCTGCGCAAGTTCTTCGATTACCCGATCCAGCTCTCCAAAGATACGCTGGTAAAGCTCGGTTTGGTCAGAACGTTCAAGATAGGCATCAGCTACATGCGCCGTGCCGCGTTTCCGATGCGAAACGTCAAGAACCTGGAACAGTTCTTCATCAACCGCTTTGGCAGCGAGCTGTACAAGACCTTCTTCAAGTCATACACGGAAAAGGTGTGGGGAGTGCCTTGCGAAAAGATCAGCGCGGAATGGGGTGAGCAGCGCATTAAAAGCCTGTCAATCCTCAAGACGATCGCACACTACATCAAGAAGATGTTCCGCGGAAACGACAGCCGCGACATCGCGCAGAAAAACACCGAAACTTCCCTGATCGAACAGTTCCTTTATCCCAAACTCGGGCCGGGACAGATGTGGGAAGTGGTCGCAGAAAAAATCATCGAGCTGGGCGGGGAGATTGTCACCGATTTCGACGTGACCGGCTTGCAGGTCGACGGATTTCGCATCGCAAGCGTAACCGGAAGCGACAAATACGACAACCAGAAGAAGTTTACGGGCGACTATTTCTTCTCGACGATGCCGATTCAGGAACTTGTCCGGTCGCTACACGTGAACGTTCCCCTGTCGGTATGCGAAGTGAGTGAAGGGCTGATCTATCGTGACTTCATCACCGTCGGGCTGCTGTGCAACAAGCTGAAGGTCCGGGACGAGGGAGACAAGTACGGCAAGCTGATCAGCGACAACTGGATCTATGTCCAGGAGCCGGACGTGCTGGTTGGCCGCCTGCAGGTTTTCAACAACTGGAGCCCGCACCTAGTAAGCGATTCCAGCAAAGTATGGCTGGGCGCCGAATACTTTTGCTACGAAACCGACGAGCTCTGGTCGAAATCCGACGCCGAAATGGGGCGCTTCGCCATCGAAGAACTGGATAAGATCGATATTATCGAGCGTGACGATGTGATCGACTTCAACGTCGTGCGTGTACCCAAGACTTATCCAGCCTATTTTGGGACGTACGACAGATTCGAAGAACTACGGAAGTATGTCGATCAATACGACAATCTATTTCTCGTGGGCCGCAATGGAATGCACAAATACAACAATCAGGACCACTCCATGCTGACCGCGATGACTGCGGTGGACAACATCATTGCCGGCCGCACTGACAAGTCCAACATCTGGTCGGTAAATACCGAAATGGATTACCACGAGGCGAAAGGCAAGCAGTAG
- a CDS encoding nuclear transport factor 2 family protein, translated as MPRLKVLILVGLFPVLTACTEGKPPQSQNWSQATGAEAYERLWWKAIQDGDFKTAKWRLASIYTLTTPSGIQDREQAEHYFEKMNLTSINLGELEVKPHGADMVVTYVATVQTRSSPGPQRFYMMTVWQEAKKGWMAIAHSEVPAS; from the coding sequence ATGCCTCGCTTGAAGGTTCTCATACTCGTGGGTTTATTTCCAGTACTTACCGCGTGTACGGAAGGCAAGCCTCCGCAATCCCAAAATTGGTCACAAGCCACCGGCGCGGAGGCCTACGAACGGCTGTGGTGGAAGGCGATTCAGGATGGAGATTTCAAGACCGCCAAGTGGCGTCTGGCCTCGATCTACACGCTTACTACGCCATCCGGAATCCAGGACCGAGAGCAGGCGGAGCACTACTTTGAAAAAATGAATCTTACGAGCATCAACCTTGGCGAGCTCGAGGTGAAACCGCACGGAGCGGACATGGTGGTTACCTATGTCGCTACGGTGCAAACCAGGTCGTCGCCTGGCCCGCAGCGCTTCTACATGATGACGGTCTGGCAGGAGGCAAAGAAGGGCTGGATGGCAATCGCGCACAGCGAGGTGCCGGCTAGCTAG
- a CDS encoding sigma-54 dependent transcriptional regulator, with product MSATAVASNGHSLLTAGIPPETVVFGTTDRMQMLQHKLRVVAGANVPILITGENGTGKEVLARMIHQQSPWCDGPFVKVNCPAIPGTLLESELFGYERGAFTGALRSKPGRVEMAHRGTLFLDEIGELELGMQAKLLQLLQDGQFCRIGAQEDVKVEVRVICATNRDLAEEIAAGRFRQDLFYRINVVQIQAPALRHRVRDIPALTTYFLDYYADKFCVQPKPVSEGLMAMLQRYEWPGNIRQLENLMKRYVVLGNEESITSELVSRGGGSCFDPLIPLDGKISLKKATRDAVRELERRIILKVLQTHNWNRKKAAKAMSISYRALLYKIQDTGIASKRTKAVEALDRGTNSGMIN from the coding sequence TTGAGTGCAACTGCCGTAGCGAGTAATGGACACAGTCTATTGACTGCGGGAATTCCGCCCGAGACGGTTGTCTTCGGCACTACAGACCGAATGCAGATGTTGCAGCACAAGCTGCGGGTAGTTGCCGGAGCGAATGTTCCGATCCTAATAACTGGCGAGAATGGCACGGGCAAGGAGGTCCTTGCCCGGATGATCCACCAGCAATCGCCCTGGTGCGACGGGCCTTTTGTAAAGGTTAACTGCCCGGCCATTCCCGGAACGCTGCTCGAGAGTGAGCTTTTTGGTTATGAGCGTGGCGCTTTTACTGGCGCACTCAGATCCAAACCGGGCCGTGTCGAAATGGCCCACCGGGGCACGCTCTTCCTTGACGAAATCGGCGAACTGGAGCTGGGTATGCAGGCGAAGCTGCTCCAGCTTCTGCAGGACGGACAATTCTGCCGCATCGGGGCTCAGGAGGACGTGAAGGTAGAAGTCAGGGTAATCTGCGCGACCAACCGGGATCTGGCTGAGGAAATCGCCGCGGGCCGCTTCCGCCAGGACCTCTTCTATCGCATCAATGTGGTGCAAATCCAGGCACCCGCGCTCCGCCATCGGGTGCGGGATATTCCCGCATTAACCACCTATTTTTTGGACTACTACGCAGACAAGTTCTGCGTCCAGCCGAAGCCTGTTTCCGAAGGACTGATGGCCATGCTGCAGCGTTATGAATGGCCTGGCAACATTCGCCAACTGGAAAACCTGATGAAGCGATATGTTGTCCTGGGCAACGAGGAATCTATCACTTCCGAATTGGTCTCACGGGGAGGCGGAAGCTGCTTCGATCCCTTGATTCCTCTGGACGGCAAAATTTCCTTGAAGAAGGCCACACGCGACGCAGTACGGGAGCTAGAGCGCCGGATTATCCTTAAAGTACTGCAAACTCACAACTGGAACCGAAAGAAGGCAGCGAAGGCGATGAGCATCAGTTATCGCGCGCTGCTGTACAAGATCCAGGACACGGGGATCGCTTCGAAACGTACGAAGGCCGTCGAGGCACTAGACCGAGGGACCAATAGCGGGATGATCAATTAA
- a CDS encoding PilZ domain-containing protein, which translates to MDEKRVLPRFPLEMPVWVRVPGSDATVHAKTRDVSASGVFFYANFEIRPDAEIEFTMTLPPELTRTAAIQVSCKGKVVRVQTDAETGRIGIAAAIHSYDFLAQAASSLGDA; encoded by the coding sequence GTGGACGAGAAACGCGTACTCCCAAGGTTTCCGCTGGAAATGCCCGTTTGGGTCCGGGTTCCCGGATCCGATGCTACAGTGCATGCCAAAACGCGTGATGTGAGTGCCAGCGGTGTTTTCTTCTACGCTAATTTCGAGATTCGTCCGGACGCGGAGATCGAATTCACCATGACCCTGCCGCCAGAGCTTACCCGAACCGCCGCGATCCAAGTCTCTTGCAAGGGTAAAGTCGTGAGGGTGCAAACCGACGCTGAAACCGGAAGGATTGGCATCGCGGCAGCAATCCACAGCTACGATTTTCTCGCCCAAGCGGCTTCCAGCCTTGGTGACGCTTAG
- a CDS encoding HAMP domain-containing sensor histidine kinase: MSSSPGQAIASAPSSATRLEIEDSLKQDIFRRTIALASAAHELKTPLSVMTGYTDLLLGQLLGPLNEQQRKVLEEMKQSGLRLQRFVQDFLAFSALESGKIRISKELGDVNECIAEVLEHWSGRFEQKKLRWEFRPDSNLQQLLFDPLKLQHVISNLIDNAVKFTPQGGKICVSTSTHLWERRSFRQALPFANERRSGADHQPNAIRICVTDSGPGIPPEYHQEIFNEFLRLQQTSSSHGMGLGLAIARRLVEAHAGKIWVESEHGHGSTFCLLLPMRTKE, translated from the coding sequence GTGTCTAGTTCCCCTGGTCAGGCCATCGCGAGTGCCCCGTCGTCCGCGACTCGGCTTGAAATCGAAGATTCGCTAAAACAGGATATCTTCCGGCGCACCATCGCCTTGGCATCCGCCGCCCACGAGCTTAAGACCCCTCTTTCGGTCATGACTGGTTACACCGACCTGCTTCTTGGCCAATTGCTTGGCCCCCTCAACGAGCAACAGCGGAAGGTATTGGAGGAGATGAAGCAAAGTGGTCTTCGATTGCAGCGCTTTGTTCAAGATTTTCTGGCATTCAGCGCTCTAGAATCTGGCAAGATCCGCATTTCCAAAGAATTAGGGGATGTGAACGAGTGCATCGCCGAGGTTTTGGAGCACTGGTCCGGCCGCTTCGAGCAGAAGAAGCTGCGGTGGGAATTCCGTCCGGATAGCAATTTGCAGCAATTGCTTTTCGATCCACTCAAACTTCAGCATGTGATTTCCAATCTGATCGATAACGCTGTGAAATTTACGCCTCAGGGTGGCAAGATCTGCGTAAGCACGAGCACGCATCTTTGGGAGCGTCGAAGCTTCCGTCAGGCACTGCCCTTTGCCAATGAGCGACGTTCCGGGGCAGATCACCAACCAAATGCAATTCGGATTTGCGTGACAGACAGTGGGCCGGGCATACCTCCCGAGTATCATCAGGAGATCTTCAACGAATTCCTGCGATTGCAGCAAACCTCTTCTTCCCATGGCATGGGACTGGGGCTGGCAATCGCGCGACGGCTGGTGGAAGCGCATGCGGGAAAGATCTGGGTTGAGAGCGAACACGGCCACGGCAGTACGTTCTGCCTGCTGCTGCCGATGAGGACCAAAGAGTAA
- a CDS encoding sigma-54 dependent transcriptional regulator, whose amino-acid sequence MSANATILIVDDEPSMLRYTKTLLEVDNYAVETAGSGFEAIKRVQEGLKPSLILLDMAMPSMNGLQTIEECKKIRPEQKIVVLSCVSDTSTVVQAIKLGALDYVTKPFYKSELDAVLKRCLEPDRPTKGTADLQRYTVSDDVEVESLEDDLFFLAASPQMKQIRAQVSLVAKVDVPVLLLGESGVGKEILARLIHKMSIRAHRPLLKVNCAALPAELLESELFGYEAGAFTGAQRSKPGKFEQCNKGTMLLDEIGEMSTALQAKLLHVLQDGSFSRLGSRSNVTVDVRVLAATNVNVEEAIANKTLREDLYYRLNAFTMHIPPLRERREEIPLLLKHFMNRLSERYAHAPLSYSERLVRACMLYHWPGNLRELGNFVKRYLVLQDEEMAISELEAKGRGQGNGLTDASSNSGAGGVPEGGLKSLVRGLKDEAELRAIEQALIATNWNRKMAAARLNISYKALLYKIKQYQIVPPGSNRLSEPRTGLR is encoded by the coding sequence ATGAGCGCAAACGCCACTATTCTGATCGTCGACGACGAACCCAGCATGCTTCGTTACACGAAGACGTTGCTCGAGGTGGACAACTACGCCGTCGAGACTGCCGGTAGTGGCTTCGAGGCAATCAAGCGCGTCCAGGAGGGACTAAAGCCGAGTCTTATTCTGCTCGACATGGCCATGCCCAGCATGAATGGCCTACAGACCATTGAAGAGTGTAAAAAGATTCGTCCTGAGCAGAAGATCGTTGTGTTGTCGTGCGTGAGCGACACCAGCACAGTTGTGCAGGCCATTAAGCTGGGAGCGCTCGACTATGTCACCAAGCCTTTCTACAAATCGGAGCTCGACGCGGTATTAAAACGCTGCCTTGAGCCGGACAGGCCAACTAAAGGCACCGCAGACCTCCAGCGCTACACCGTCTCCGACGACGTAGAGGTCGAGAGCCTCGAAGACGACCTCTTCTTCCTCGCCGCAAGTCCGCAAATGAAACAGATTCGCGCCCAGGTATCTCTGGTCGCCAAAGTCGACGTTCCAGTCCTGCTGCTGGGGGAGAGTGGAGTTGGAAAAGAAATTCTGGCGCGATTGATTCATAAGATGTCGATCCGCGCACACCGTCCGTTATTGAAAGTGAACTGCGCAGCATTGCCTGCCGAACTATTGGAAAGTGAGCTATTCGGATACGAAGCCGGAGCATTTACCGGAGCGCAGCGCTCAAAGCCCGGCAAGTTCGAGCAGTGCAATAAAGGCACTATGCTGCTGGACGAAATCGGCGAAATGAGCACAGCGCTCCAGGCAAAGCTTTTACACGTGCTTCAGGACGGATCGTTTTCCCGCTTAGGCAGCCGGTCGAACGTCACCGTTGACGTCCGCGTATTGGCCGCTACGAACGTAAATGTCGAAGAAGCCATTGCCAATAAGACTCTTCGCGAGGACCTCTATTACCGCCTGAACGCATTCACCATGCACATTCCGCCGTTGCGCGAGCGGCGTGAGGAAATCCCGCTGCTACTGAAGCACTTCATGAATCGCTTATCGGAGCGCTACGCACACGCGCCGCTCAGTTACTCGGAGCGCCTTGTACGAGCCTGCATGCTGTATCACTGGCCAGGCAATCTGCGCGAGCTCGGTAACTTCGTGAAGCGCTATCTCGTGCTTCAGGACGAAGAGATGGCAATCTCCGAGCTCGAAGCTAAGGGAAGAGGTCAGGGAAACGGACTCACCGACGCCTCATCCAACAGTGGGGCCGGCGGTGTACCGGAGGGTGGACTCAAGTCGCTGGTCCGCGGGCTCAAGGACGAAGCCGAACTCCGAGCGATCGAGCAGGCGCTGATCGCGACTAACTGGAACCGCAAAATGGCTGCGGCCCGGCTCAATATTAGTTATAAGGCGCTTCTGTACAAGATTAAGCAATACCAAATTGTCCCCCCGGGATCCAACCGTCTATCGGAGCCACGCACCGGATTGCGGTAA
- a CDS encoding SDR family oxidoreductase, producing the protein MALYLVTGVAGFIGSNLARELVRRGDKVRGFDNFETGKRENLAGLSPKIEFRELDLLDARGVAEFCHGVDYILHQAAIPSVPRSVQDPVSSHNANITGTLNVLMGAREARVKRVVYAASSSAYGDTPTLPKDEAMLPNPISPYAVQKLAGELYLSSFYRVYGLETVSLRYFNIFGPYQDPTSQYSGVLAKFITQMLAGKPSTIFGDGEQSRDFTYVENAVNANLLACKAPAEKVAGGVFNVATATRFSLNETFLTLAEIIGYKGEPQYVAPRAGDVKHSLADISRTREAMGYEPTVGFENGLRRTVEWYKQALVSAGSTSS; encoded by the coding sequence ATGGCTCTGTATCTCGTTACTGGCGTAGCTGGTTTTATCGGCTCTAACCTCGCGCGCGAACTTGTTCGTCGTGGAGATAAGGTTCGCGGCTTCGATAACTTTGAAACCGGAAAGCGCGAGAATCTCGCAGGCTTGAGTCCAAAGATTGAATTTCGCGAACTCGACCTTCTTGACGCACGTGGAGTAGCCGAGTTTTGCCATGGAGTTGACTACATTTTGCACCAGGCAGCGATTCCCTCCGTTCCGCGCTCAGTCCAAGACCCAGTTTCCAGCCACAACGCCAACATCACTGGGACTCTGAATGTACTCATGGGTGCGCGGGAAGCGAGAGTGAAACGAGTCGTCTACGCTGCATCTTCGTCTGCCTACGGCGACACTCCCACTCTGCCTAAGGACGAAGCCATGCTGCCCAATCCGATCTCGCCGTACGCGGTGCAGAAGCTGGCTGGCGAGCTGTATCTGAGCTCTTTCTATCGGGTCTACGGACTTGAGACCGTCTCGCTCCGCTACTTCAATATCTTTGGACCATATCAGGATCCAACATCGCAATACTCGGGAGTCTTGGCAAAGTTCATCACGCAAATGCTCGCGGGAAAACCCTCCACGATCTTCGGCGACGGTGAGCAGAGCCGCGACTTTACTTATGTCGAGAACGCGGTAAATGCCAACTTGCTGGCATGTAAAGCTCCGGCGGAAAAGGTCGCTGGAGGCGTGTTTAATGTGGCCACGGCCACCCGCTTCTCGCTAAACGAAACCTTCCTCACTCTGGCAGAGATCATCGGATACAAAGGGGAGCCTCAGTACGTTGCGCCGAGGGCGGGTGATGTGAAGCATTCATTGGCCGATATCTCGAGGACAAGGGAAGCCATGGGATACGAGCCAACCGTGGGCTTCGAAAACGGTCTCCGCCGCACCGTGGAGTGGTATAAGCAAGCGTTAGTTTCGGCAGGAAGTACGTCGAGTTAG
- a CDS encoding VOC family protein, whose amino-acid sequence MKESLLDHSMPSPFCHIVIPSPDLEKAKLFYEQIFGWKTEANVPGASYWFFESGNVNGAFDGSRRPAAQSVVLVMRVTDLRGTLERIVQHGGRVTRNASRIGEASPGYDAYFLDPNGNEMGLYSEGN is encoded by the coding sequence ATGAAAGAATCCCTTCTGGACCATTCCATGCCAAGCCCTTTCTGCCACATCGTGATTCCCTCTCCTGACCTCGAGAAAGCGAAATTGTTCTACGAGCAGATTTTTGGTTGGAAGACGGAAGCGAACGTCCCGGGTGCGAGCTATTGGTTTTTCGAATCGGGAAATGTGAATGGAGCATTCGACGGAAGCCGCAGACCGGCAGCGCAATCGGTTGTCTTAGTGATGCGGGTCACTGATCTGCGAGGAACGCTCGAACGCATCGTGCAACACGGAGGCAGGGTTACTCGAAACGCTAGCCGGATTGGCGAGGCAAGTCCGGGCTATGACGCCTATTTTCTCGATCCAAATGGGAACGAAATGGGACTCTACTCAGAAGGTAACTGA